CAGGTAAATTGGCGGATGAATATGATAAAAGGAAAATACTCATTGTCTCCCTTATACTATTTGTTGCCATAAGCGCCCTTTATCTCTTAACTTATAGTCTTTATTCTTTGCTGGTATTGCGCTTTCTTCATGGTGTTATCTTTGGAATAACCACTACTTTGCTGGCAGTTGTTGCCGCTGACATTATTCCCCAACAATATAGGGGGGAAGGTTTTGCTTATTTTATAACATTCATGAGTATTGCATCAGTAGTTGGCCCTTTTTTGGGCCTTACTGTTATTGCACACTATAGTTTTAATGCATTATTTATTTTATGTACTGTCTTTTCAATATTAAATTTTCTCTCGTTATATTTGGCTCAACTTCCCACATCACCAAATAAAACGAAAACTGATACTAGTAATTTATTTAATTTGAATAAAATAATTGAACCAAAAGCTATTCCTATATCTTTATGTAGTGCTGTTACTGCGATTGCCTATGCGGGTATTGGTTCCTTTATTACTCTTTATGCAATAGAAATAGGAATGGGTAATTTGGCGAGTTATTTCTTTGTAGTTTTTGCCGCCGGGAATATACTTTTCAGACCATTTGCAGGTAGGTTATTTGATCGAAAAGGGGCTAACATTGTAATTTATCCTTTCATATTACTCTATGCAATTGGACTGGTTTTATTAAGCCAGGGTATGAATCCAATAGCATTTTTAATGAGCGCTGCCATAATAGGGATTAGTTATGGTACGCTTTTCTCTACCTTTCAAACTATCGCTGTAACATCAGCTTCAATCCAACGCAGGGGAATGGCAACGTCAACTTTTTTCTTATCCGTTAATTTAGGCGTTAGCGTTGGGGCCGTTATTTTAGGAATAATTGCAGAACATTCCAATTACCATTTTATGTTTATTGTTACTGCTGTTTTTGTGGCACTTTCAGCGATAATTTATTACATTTTTTACCATCGGAAAAATAATCAAAATTACCTTCGGATTGGAAATCTTAAATCAAACTAAAAGATGTTCCCTGGCAATTTGCTGGTTCTCGGTAAACTCGCGACTGCTTCCGGAAAAGACGATTTTCCCTTCATCCAGAACATATACTCTATCCGAGACTTTAATGGCGGAAAATATGTTTTGTTCCGCTAATAGCACAGTTATGCCTGAACTTTTTAAAGTCTGGATGGCCTCCATCAACGAAGCTACGATCAGCGGGGCTAAACCTTCTGTCGGCTCATCTAAAATCATTAGCTCCGGATTTCCCATCAATGTCCGGGCAACAGCGAGAAGCTGCTGTTCGCCACCGCTTAACTGGTTGCCCATCCTTTTCTGGAGCCTTTCCAGTAGCGGGAAGAGTTCAAGTATTGATTTTAAATTCCAAACTCCCTTTCTTTTCAGGTTCCTGGCGACTATCTCTAAATTCTCTTTTACCGTGAATTCAGTAAATATCATCCGCCCCTGAGGCACATAGCCTATTCCTTTTCGGGCGATTTGAAATGAGGCGAGTCTGCTTATCTCTTCCCCTTTATATTTTATACTCCCTCTCTGTGGAGACGGTATACCCATGATGCTTTTAACTGTAGTTGTTTTGCCTGCCCCATTCCTTCCGAATAGACCAACGACCTCCCTCTCTTCCAACTTTAATGAAACACCTTGCAGAATGTAACTGGTATCATAGTAAGTATGAATATCTTGGATTTCCAACATCATGTTTGTCTCCCAAGGTAAGCATCAATCACCGCACTATTTTCTCTTACCTCTTCCGGTTTCCCCTCGGCGATTACCCTCCCCATTTGAAGAACAGTAATTTTCTGTGATATGCTGAAAACAACCTCCATATTGTGTTCAGTGAATAATATAGATAACCCTTTTTTTGCATGGAGCTGCTTTATTAATTGAACCATACTCTGGGTCTCTTCCGGAGAAAGACCGGCCGTAGGCTCATCTAAGAGCAGTAGTTTTGGCTGCCAGGCCAGTGCAATACCCATGTCAAGTCTTTTTCTGTCGCCATGGCTTAGCGATGCTGCTCGGCGCGTTTCGAGTTTTTCCATCCCTATACTATGCAGCACATCCATTGCTTCTTCGGCGATATTCTTCTGTCGCTTGGCCTGAGTAAAGAATCGATTGTGCCTTTTATGTCGTCTGATAATGGGAACCATAACATTCTCAAAAACCGACAGTTGGGGGAACAGGTTCGCTACCTGGAAGCCTCGAGCCATCGCCAAGGGCAATACACATTCCGGCGGCCAACCAGAGATGTCCTGTCCATCGAAGAAGACTCTGCCTCCGTCAGGCTTGAACTTACCTGTAACCACGTTGAAGAAGGTGGTTTTTCCGGAGCCATTGGGACCGATTAAGGCGCATAGCTCTCCTCTTCCAATGGAAAGACTAATCCCGCTTAAGGCAGGTAGACTGCCGAAACGCTTAACCAGCCCCTCGGTCTTAAAGAGTACCTGGTTCACAGCGGTCTCCTAAGTTTTTCAGAGATAAATCCCATAACCCCACTTCGAAAAATCATTACGGACAGTATGAGAAGAATGCCCATCACGATTAACCAATTCCCCCAGAGAGATATCAGGTAAGACTTCAGGAACACATAGATTAAGGTGCCAAAAAATGGGCCAGTAAAGGCATTAATGCCGCCTATCATCAGGGCTAACAGGACTTCAAAGGCACTCATCCATGAGACCAGGTCGGGATTGGCTATTTCCCCCAGAATGGCTCGAAGCCCTCCTGCCAGACCGGCGATTATACCGGAAATGATAAAGGCGATCCAGACCTCCCTTTGCACGTTTAGACCTATGAAAGAGGCTCTTTCCGGATTATCACGGATGCATCTCAAGGTATAACCGAAGTTGGAGTTGGCCAGTACCCATATCAAAAGAAGGGTTATCAGGAGGATGATCAGGATCAAATAGTAGAAATTGTTTATGGACTTCAGGCCTACCTCGACAAAAACCAGATCAACCGGGGGTCTGGGCACATTGGGTATGCCATCATCCCCCCCCGTCAGGGTTCTCCATTTGAAGATAATAGCGTGGACAGTTTCTGAAAAGGCAAGAGTCAGCAGGGCAAAATAGATTCCTTTCCTTCTGGCACAGAGCCAGCCAATGATCACAGCCAATAAGGCTGCCATGGCCATTCCACTGAAAAAGCTCAACCAAAAACCACGCGTTATCCCATTAGTGAGAAGAATGGCTACGGTATAGGCCCCCACTCCGTAGTAGGCTGATATCCCGAAATTGATTAAGCCTCCATAGGCCAGCATAAAGAAAAAAGCATAAGCCAGAAGGCTTGTGACCATTACTTCACAAAGAAGATAGATATGGTAGGAACTTAAAAATTTCGGGAACAATAAAAACAGGATGAGGAGCAGACAAAAGGTTAAAAGCAAGAATCGACTCTGGCTTAGGATCTTTTTCATTATTCCGGTCTCCCAAGAAGTCCGTAGGGACGGATGACAAGGATCACGGCCATTAGTACAAATGGTACTGCCATTCCAAACATTTGAAGGTAATGCCCTATGATGGTTTCAGTTATCCCGAGAATAATGGCCGCCATAAGAGCCCCCAACAGATTTCCCACCCCACCGATAACAGCCACGATCAAAGCGTTAAGAATCATTTGGCCGCCCATAAGCGGT
The Deltaproteobacteria bacterium DNA segment above includes these coding regions:
- a CDS encoding ABC transporter ATP-binding protein, whose product is MNQVLFKTEGLVKRFGSLPALSGISLSIGRGELCALIGPNGSGKTTFFNVVTGKFKPDGGRVFFDGQDISGWPPECVLPLAMARGFQVANLFPQLSVFENVMVPIIRRHKRHNRFFTQAKRQKNIAEEAMDVLHSIGMEKLETRRAASLSHGDRKRLDMGIALAWQPKLLLLDEPTAGLSPEETQSMVQLIKQLHAKKGLSILFTEHNMEVVFSISQKITVLQMGRVIAEGKPEEVRENSAVIDAYLGRQT
- a CDS encoding ABC transporter ATP-binding protein, with product MLEIQDIHTYYDTSYILQGVSLKLEEREVVGLFGRNGAGKTTTVKSIMGIPSPQRGSIKYKGEEISRLASFQIARKGIGYVPQGRMIFTEFTVKENLEIVARNLKRKGVWNLKSILELFPLLERLQKRMGNQLSGGEQQLLAVARTLMGNPELMILDEPTEGLAPLIVASLMEAIQTLKSSGITVLLAEQNIFSAIKVSDRVYVLDEGKIVFSGSSREFTENQQIAREHLLV
- a CDS encoding branched-chain amino acid ABC transporter permease, with protein sequence MKKILSQSRFLLLTFCLLLILFLLFPKFLSSYHIYLLCEVMVTSLLAYAFFFMLAYGGLINFGISAYYGVGAYTVAILLTNGITRGFWLSFFSGMAMAALLAVIIGWLCARRKGIYFALLTLAFSETVHAIIFKWRTLTGGDDGIPNVPRPPVDLVFVEVGLKSINNFYYLILIILLITLLLIWVLANSNFGYTLRCIRDNPERASFIGLNVQREVWIAFIISGIIAGLAGGLRAILGEIANPDLVSWMSAFEVLLALMIGGINAFTGPFFGTLIYVFLKSYLISLWGNWLIVMGILLILSVMIFRSGVMGFISEKLRRPL
- a CDS encoding MFS transporter — encoded protein: MESSSSLWSRGFIGICLCNFFTFFSFFAFMATIPLFVRNILKHGDLQIGLTLTAFFLGSVIISPISGKLADEYDKRKILIVSLILFVAISALYLLTYSLYSLLVLRFLHGVIFGITTTLLAVVAADIIPQQYRGEGFAYFITFMSIASVVGPFLGLTVIAHYSFNALFILCTVFSILNFLSLYLAQLPTSPNKTKTDTSNLFNLNKIIEPKAIPISLCSAVTAIAYAGIGSFITLYAIEIGMGNLASYFFVVFAAGNILFRPFAGRLFDRKGANIVIYPFILLYAIGLVLLSQGMNPIAFLMSAAIIGISYGTLFSTFQTIAVTSASIQRRGMATSTFFLSVNLGVSVGAVILGIIAEHSNYHFMFIVTAVFVALSAIIYYIFYHRKNNQNYLRIGNLKSN